The genomic stretch TGTTTAGAACCTTTGGTTCCAACAGGATAGAAAATTCGTACGAATCATCAGATATTATGGCGCTACTCTTCCTGCGATTCTGAGAGCATGTATCATAACAATGGTCGATTCTTATTAATACTACACAAATCAACTGATCCCAACAAgctattgttatattttatgaattGACTGATTATTCACACCACACAATAAACTGATAAATTATCACGGCTTCATGATTGTACTTCCTGCACAAGTATCTTTATCTTCCTTCGATCTCTGAAATTGTTACATTATTTGCagaacaaatttcaaatttgctTTGAGGAACTTGAGGCTCTTGAGAAGTAACATTAATGAAAAAAGCTGGTTGCTTTGGAGCAGGAAGAATCATAGTCTCATTGGCCAGCATGGAAATAACCTCCAGCATTGTTGGCCTATCCCTTGCTTGGTCTTGGACGCGCAGGAGACCCACATGAAGGTATCTCAACACTTGATTAGGGCAGCAACATTCATCCATTGTTTGCTCTATTAATTCTAAACCTTTACCTTCATTCCACAGCTGCCATGCCTGAATTAAATAGGTAAGGTTACATTAATTGTTGATGGATCTATGCTTTTGAAAAGTGTTAAGGCCCTTCACTTAATGAAATTATAGTGTAATTTATGATTGAAAACTTACATATCCAACAAGGTTGAGTGGGCGCTCTACATCGTCGCAACCGTTGATCTTCTTGCAACTCACAATTTCTAATACCATGACTCCAAAGCTGTACACGTCGGTTTTCATCGAGACAACGCCATTCAAAACATACTCCGGAGACATGTAGCCactgaaatatattttaacttcaTGTGTTAATTTTAGTATGGGAAGGGAAAacatttgtatatttatgtgAATGCCTTCAACTGTACAGTATACTTACTGTGTTCCAACGATTCTATTTGTGTTTGCTTCTAACTCATCTACCCCAAAAGCTCTTGCTAGGCCAAAATCTGATATTTTTGGATTCATTTGGTCATCTAGTATGTTACTAGATTTCAAGTCTTTGTGAATTACTTTCAATCTTGAATATTTGTGGAGATAAATAAGTCCTTGAACAATTCCTTCGATTATACTAAGCTGTTTCTTTAGATTCAATGAGTTCTTTCTACTAGAATCTGTCTCAAaatacaaaagaagaaaaatgtaggAATGAGCATCTGGTAGTTGATGGACTTGGAGCTGTAAAAATTGTAACATTTATGGACAGACAtaccaaaaagaaagaaatccaAACTTTTGTTAGGCATGTACTCATAAACTAAAACCCTTTCTCCTCCATGAAGAGAACATCCTAAAAGCCTAACAAGATTAGTGTGTTGGAGTTTGGCAATGAGTTTGGCTTCATTCTTGAACTCTACTACTCCCTGTCCTGAACTTTGTGAGAGCTTCTTAACTGCTATTTCTTGTCCATCTGGCAATTTTCCCTGAAACCGTGGCATTTTTGGTGATAACCAATTGCACGcctaaataataaaagtaaagtttCCAAAGTTTACCTTATACACTGTACCAAAATCACCCTGTCCTAGCTTATTTGTTGCTGAGAAATTGTTTGTAGCAGCAGCgataatttgaaaatcaaatatctCCATCTCTTGTTTCTGATCTTTATGTTGGGATTTTCGTTTCCCGAATGTTATCGGAAGTGATACTGAGATGTTATCTCCAAGTTCATGTGATAGCTTCCAGCGATTCCATATGCTTTCCACTGagtaaattaactaaaatttaaacatttttttataaattgataaattgacATACTATTTCTTAATCCCCAAACTTACCTTTAGTCTTGAGTTTTCTCAATATCAAATAGCTGTGGTAGCATAACAGAGGTATTAATAAAAATGCTCCTACTACTGACTTCCATCATTCCTCCGCTGCAACAAAACAACATTGACAATGTTAAAAATGGATTCTCCTAAATACATACCTCCATGAAACAATAATTCAAACGATATCAAAGCCTATGTTTTGACAGATTGCATACATACCTTTGCCTAATTTGTCCCTCCACATATGGTAACAATAGAAACCAAAAAGAGTCACCACTGTAGTTAccaatattataatgaataactGTGTATGTTGCCACAACCTTTTCTCTAGCAATTTcatgaaaacaaattataattctaaCCAAGAGTTAGTGATTCTGCAGAACAGCTTTTCTTAATTACTTTGCACGCGCTTTCTTCACATAGAGTAGAAAAGGTTTGgtttatttgtaataataatgtaaaattcaATATACAAGCAGGCTTACCTTCGAGTGCCATTTTATCAAATAACTTCTCAGACCTTCCAAATACAGCCCTTTCAAGTGTTAATGACCTTTTGTCGCGCACTAATCTGAGATGTCCATCCTGATTAAGTATCAAGGTTGGAAAAGGTGTGACATCTTCATTTACGGAATAATTGAAGTATTGTTCTTGTTCATTTGAAGTGTAGCTAAAGTTGTAGAAAATATTTGGTAAAGAAGCTTTTGCAAAGGAACCATTTTTCTGCCAGTACCCGCTTTGCCAAATGATTTTCTCTCCTGACTGCATCATCAACCGGCCGTCTTGAACACTGAGGTCCATGCTGAGTGTATATGTACCATTGGCAGGATTATTTTCTGTAATCCATGAATGAAGATACCATTGACGCCCACTTTGCCAGTTGATTCCCAGTTTCATTCCAGGCAACACCCACCCTGTTGGTCCGTTCGAATTCATTTCATACGGGATGAAATTTCCAGATTTGTCTAGAAAAGCACTTGTGTTACTAGCCCCTTCAACTGAACTGATTGCAATAGGATTGCCCTTGTTATGTAAGATTTGCAAATTTCCATTTGTACTGCTTATTGTAAGCCTTCCGGATTCATCTGCCATTGGAGTGTTCCTGTTGGCAACCCACACAGGCTGAATTCTATTGTTGAGAGCACACCGAGAACTGTAGTAGTCTTTGTAGCAATCTCGATCAGCATGACCATAGTATTGTCGGCCATCCAATTCCTGAGCCCTATAATACCATATTCCTAAGTAACGGTCTGTAGTGCCCTATAATACCAGGTGATCCCCATCTTTGAGCAATTGCCCTTGAAGCAATTTGTCTGCTTGGGAATAAGCAGTTCCAAACAGAAGTGTAAGGCATAGAAAGCTCGGAAGGATGTGATCTGCTCCTGTTGTAGCCATTGAGAATTGTGTGCAACCAGAAATGAGTTTTTTGTAGTTGTATGAATTGTTTCAAGTCCTTGCAATGAATTTAAGTCATACAAATTAACGTTTTTATAATTGGATCAAACATTGACCCAATAGAGGGGACAGTCTAGTCCAATCAGTAGTCAGATGATTTATCAGTAGTTAGAGtgattaactatttaaaaataatatttaaaataattttatataatttattatttaatatataatctaaaatattttggtattaaaataaatttagtagGCCTTAGATTTAACTGGTAATgaattttttcaaagaaaactatttttaatgttGACTGAGCCAAACCCACTCTGAGCGAATGGTTTGAATGGTTCAATCCGGTTTAAAAACAGTTTAACTCTAAgaatgattttcaaataaattgaaactGATTTGGCTAACAGGTCTTGGTTCAAACAATCAGTCTAGTTTCATGTCTCAAAACCATGGTACAAATACAATGGGAATCAAAACTATTGACTTCAGGGTTTCATATTGTCAACTTAgcacatatattaaatttgaatattctgAAGTGACTTCGTGGAAGAACTATTATTAGAGCCCCACAATCCTCAACCACAGAAGACTTCATCAGTGTTACATCTATCACTGACAGGTAGAATTACTATTTCTCACCGTcttatgttttatgtttgaaTATACGGAACCCTCCACCTCCACAAAGAAGTTATTGGGTTTGTAGGAGGCATAGGTCTAGCTTCTGGTTGATTCATAACGAGCCTTCCGTTCTTGTTATATTTCTGGTAGTGATAAAGAGACCTTGGTTTGGGAGGTTTATTTGTTTTCAGGGCACCTCAAATTGTCTTGAAAAGATTACATATTTTAAGCAGGACTAACAGAATtatgttttgtatttatttgaagTACTGTAGCCACAGTCTTAGAATATATTTAACGGGTCAAGATGGTCCTtccataaaaaattgatttataccCTTAGCATTAGGTTCCAAGAGTCAATAAAGTTCGTATGAAATCATCAAATGTTGTCGGTTCTAGTCAATATTCATGCATCTGCTCAGCACCATCTGAAGATGAGTTCGGCTGTAGCATGgctaatttttaatctttttatataaaagaataaagaaaaagactTTTATGAAGGCTTAATAAAACACAGATTAGGGAATAAGAAGgcaatatttagaatattaacCATGAAACGCTAAAATAAGAATGTGATAGCCATttgtaaaattatgtacatGCACAAAATGTTTGGCTATTGATAGCTTtctttgatttacttaattttgtctGTTAAATATTTAGAGGAGAGTTTGGCAAATGGGGGCCAAGGCCTCGAGCCCTATCTTCAACAAACATGGTTCAGACTGATCCCAAGATCAAGGGCCTTGCTGGTTAGGCCCTTGGTCTTAGATTTTGTGGCGTGCTACTTATTGAAGTCCAATTaagtaatatgaaatttattttatacttaaatacAAACACTTTGTATTGTAttcaatatttcattaattggttgataaaagggaaattaattaaaataaataaaaaattttctgtcTAAACTTTTTTCGATAAACCttgagtgattttatttttttaagtaaatttaatttttattttaataatacccTTTATCTTATTACTTCATATTCGAAATAATTTTTACtggacaattttctttttctcttgtattattatattgggtatatagattaattttaaattaatttttatgtaattgttaatatttatggatgaaaaacaaattaacttTTGATGTAAAGGTTGATGTTTGCAAATCGTAATAAAATGATGGACATAACTACACAGAGTGCGTGTGAGTGTGAAAGGGTGTACGTAAGCCCGAAGGGTGCATGCAAATGCGAAAAGGATTTGAGCAGGTGTAAAGGAGTGCGCGAGGgtgcaaaaaggtgtaaaaAGGTACACACGGATGAAAAAGGGTGcgaatatatataaaggggtgcgaagaatatataatgtaatatacattataatatatatatgtataaaatataatataatataacataatataatatatatatgtattcaccTGTTGGCACCCTTTTGTATTTGCACGTATCCTTTCGTATTCATTTGCATCTTTTTGCACTCGCACGTACTTTTTCGGACCCTCGCACCCTTTTGCACCCACACAAACCTTTTCACACCCATATACACTCTATATAGTTATGTTTATTATTTCCTtatgatttataaatattaatctttacataaaaaattaatctgtttttgatttgtaaatatcaataattacacaaaaattaatttaaaattaatttgtatactcaatATGATGatacagaagaaaaagaaaattctctaGTAAAAACTGTTCCGAATATAAAGTAATAAGgtaaatatattattggaataaaaaataaatttgtttaaaaaagtaaaatcattcaGAGTTTGCCGAAAAAGATTTAGGCAAAAAATTTTGTGCCTATTTTAGTTAATCTCCCttgataaaacaataaacattttaattcGTGTTTTCGGTCAAAGTTCCTTTTGAAAATTGTACGAGAACAAtactaaagaaaataattagttaagtaaacaatatataataggccaaaggactatttcccacccaagttttaatgcaaaagtaaatatatttgtaagGTTTTAAAACTCCAAATACCTactcatgattaaatttttattaaaaatctcagttaaagATAGGGTTAAAACtattagttattaaaaagattaaaattttatcatattttcctctctAGATttataaatctcacaatttttccTACCTAAAGtttctaagttttgaaaagtgactgtTTCACCACCAAATCCTTAGGCTTTTTTTCTCTGGACAGTGACAATGACTGTTTGAAGACTGGAGTAAAAGTTGGCGACCACTCCAATAGATGAAACTTTGTCGACAAAGATGAAGAGACGAAGAGATGTCGTTTCTTCATTTCCGTCGATGAAGAGACATCATCTTTTCGTCGATGTCTAGATAGAGATAAAGATTTTTGTCTCTTCCTAGTCGTCGACAAAGAGATattgtctttgttgatgaaGAGACGTTATCTCTTCGTTGACGAAAATGAAGGTTCATCTGCTGAAGTGGTCGCTCGCTTTTCATCCAATCTTTAGATGGTCATCGTCGCCATTGGAAGAAAGAAAACCTTGTGATTTGGGGCtgaaatagtcacttttcaaaagttgaaaattttaggtgaaagaaaaattatgagttttttaaatttgagaaagaaaacgtgataaaattttaattttttaataaatgatggttttacccttaatcttaataaaaatttagttattaataaatatttaaatttttataaatatataattatttttacattaaaatttgagtgagaAATAGTACTTTGgcttatataataatttgacatATGTTTGCACGTTAGTCATGGAAAGCGTTTAATGCAAAGTGGGTCATTAGATTTCCCCAGCATAATTATGAGAGATGAAAAGCTGAACAGCATTTGGAAGACTTTTCTTGGAAGAGCAGTATTAATTAATTGGATGAATTTTCTCAAGATGCATGCATTTAATGTGTATTCTTTCAATTGGAATATTTGCAAAAATGTCAATCAGTCTATGCAATGACTTTGACTTAAGAGGTCATCGTCCTTTCACAGAAACTCTATTATGTTAAAATCTGAAAAAGACTCTCTACGTGTTATATAAGTTGTTAATAATCCCAcgataaaatcatatatatatattttaaaatatataattaagtatattaataatatattattatataattaaattatttttaatttaaataaaataatatttaattatataataatatattacctaaatgcaaaattatatattgaaaagtaTGCATACTTAACTTTACTCATAATCAAACCACGTTTTATGATTTGTCCAACAAACAAGTCTCACGCGTCAATTCCTTCTCATTCTAGTTACCGTGCATGTTTATGTTTTCACACACTGTTGATAAATATAGCTTGTAcattaagttaatttaaagGAGGTTTTGCTTGATATCAATATGCATGCCCTAGATGTTATTCTGTACCTCGCAAATTTCACCAAGTTTTGATTCATTCTAGTTGTGAAACCTACAGTTAGATAGAAGGAATTCTAtctataaacaacaaaaaaggtGACTTTCGACAGGGTATTCAATACTGTAATAATcaattattgatgataaaaCATGATAATACAGTAGTTTACATAACGAAAAATCGATAGGTATAGAAAAcctattctaaaaaattatagcaaaaacactttattttttgtaaattaacaAGCACTCGTTCATCCAATTGTTGCCcatttgattcaataaattagttttcaaaatattcttTGTAGAAAACACATTTTCAACTATTGCAATAGTTCGTGAACAAAACTAATGCTaacttaataaacaaaaaaactttgTCACATGTAAATTCTTAACACTTTCTATTGaaatctataaattattatgaaatttatcttatattgaaataccataacactttctattatatttatgagtggctgattaaacaaaaaaagttaGTTTGTATTGTCCAATCAAACTTCTTTTAGAAGAATGTATGATAGATATATTAAacaagtgatcaataaagaacacatgcaaaattctttttatccataaacaataaaaagagtAACAGTTTGGTAGTTTTAACCATTTTTACGATCTCCTCAACCTTCTATTTTTATCTTTCATTATTATAAGATCACATTCCATCTCTATCCTTAAAATCATCATTCAAGCATTTTCTTGTAAAGTTTTATGTCTCCCAGCTTATGCCGTTGTCATTTATAAATGTATACTTTAATTGGTTCTATTAATCAACACATTGAGTTCATGACTGATCATTTCTCGCTTTGCAAGTATTCATACAACAGCGGTTTTCAGAATGTATGTCTAACAGGTCAAATTGTTCCTAGTGTAACAAGTTGATTAATACCTTTGGTTCCAACAGGGTATAAAATTCGTATGAATCATCAAATATTATGGTGCTACTCTTGCTGCGAATCTTAGAGCATGCATCGTAACAATGGTTGATTCGAATTAATACTACACAAATCACTTGATCCCAACATGCTATAGTTGGGATTTTATGAATTGATTGATCATTCATACTTCACAATAAACTGATAAATTATCACGCCTTCATGATTGTACTCCCTGCACAAAGATATTTACCTTCCTTCCATCTCTGAAATTGTCACATTATTTGCtgaacaaatttcaaatttgttttgagGAACTTGAGGCTCTTGAGAAGTAACATTAATGAAAAATGCTGGTTGCTTTGGAGCAGGTAGAATCGTAGTCTCATTGGTGAGCATGGAAATAACCTCCAACATTGTTGGCCTATCCCTCGCTTGGTCTTGGACGCACAGGAGACCCACATGAAGGTATCTCAACACTTGATTAGCGCAGCAACATTCATCCATTGTTTGCTCTATTAATTCTAAACCTTTACCTTCATTCCACAGCTGCCATGCCTGAATTAAATAGGTAAGGTTAGATTAACTGTTGATAGAAATATGGTTTTGAAAAGTGTTAAGGTCCTTCACTTAATGAAATTATAGTGTAATTTATGATTGAAAACTTACATATCCAACAAGGTTGAGTGGGCGCTCTGGGTCGTAGCAACCACTGTTCTTCTTGCAACTCATAATTTCTAATACCATGACTCCAAAGCTGTATACATCAGTTTTCATTGAGACAACGCCTTTCAAAACATACTCCGGAGACATGTAGccactaaaaaataatttaagttgaTGAGTTAATTTTAGTATGGAACGGGAaagcatttgtatatttatttgaatgGCTTTTAATTGTATACTTACTGTGTTCCAACGATTCTATTGGTGTTTGCTTCTAACTCATCCACCCCAAAAGCTCTTGCTAGGCCAAAATCTGATATTTTTGGATTCATTTGATCATCTAGTAATATGTTACTAGATTTCAAATCTCTGTGAATCACTTTCAATCTTGAATATTTATGGAGATAAATAAGTCCTTGAGCGATTCCTTCAATTATGCTAAGACGTTTCTTCAGATTCAATAAGTTCTCTCTACTCGAATCTGTCTCAAaagatgaaaggaaaaaaattgtaatgaGCAGCTGGTAGTTGATGGAGTTGGAGCTGTAGAAATTCTAACATTTATGGACAGACATACCAAAAAGAAAGAAGTCCAAACTTTTGTTACGCAAGTACTCATAAACTAAAATCCTTTCTCCTCCATGAAGAGAACATCCTAAAAGCCTAACAAGATTAGTGTGTTGGAGTTTGGCAATGAGTTTAGCTTCATTCTTGAACTCAACTATTCCCTGTCCTGAACTTTTTGAGAGCTTCTTAACTGCTATTTCTGGTCCATCTGGTAATTTTCCCTGAAACCATGGCATTTTTAGTGATAACCAATTGTACAcctaatttaataaaagtaaaggTTCCAATGTTTACCTTATACACTGCACCAAAACCACCCTGTCCTAGCTTATTTGTCGCTGAGAAATTGTTTGTAGCAGCAGcaataatttgaaaatcaaatatctTCATCTCTTGTTTCTGATCTTTATGTTGGGATTTTCGTCTCCCGAATGTTATTGGAAGTGATACTGAGATGTTATCTCCAAGTTCATGTAATAGCTTCCATCGATTCCATATGCTTTCCACTGagtaaattaactaaaatttaaacattttttataaattgatcAATCGGCAAACTATTTCTTAATCCCCAAACTTACCTTTAATCTTGAGTTTTCTCAATATCAAATAGCTGTGGTAGCATAACAGAggtatta from Mangifera indica cultivar Alphonso chromosome 6, CATAS_Mindica_2.1, whole genome shotgun sequence encodes the following:
- the LOC123218965 gene encoding G-type lectin S-receptor-like serine/threonine-protein kinase At1g67520, translating into MATNGTDHILPSFLCLILLFGTAYSQTDKLLQGQLLKDGDQLVSAFGNFRLGFFSPPGTTKRYLGIWYYRSHELDGQQFYGHADRDCYKDYYSSQCARSNRIQPVWVANRDTPVSDKSGRLTINSTNGNLQILHNKGNPTLISSVQGGSNTSAFLDKSGNFILYEMNSNGSTGRVLWQSFDYPTDTLLPGMKLGINWQSRRQWYLNSWITESNPANGAYTLRMALSDQYGTLLIRSGEKTIWQSGYWLNGSFTEADSPNIFYNFSYTSNEQEKYFNYSVNEDVTSFPALILSQDGHLRFVRDESSETLEAAVFGRSEQFFETIAHEEKRLWQHTQLFIGILVITVVTLFGFYCYRKWREYKLDIEEEWWKSLGIVLLIPLLCYHSYLILRKLKIKVESIWNRWKLLHELGDNISVSLPITFGRRKSQHKDQKQEMKIFDFQIIAAATNNFSATNKLGQGGFGAVYKGKLPDGPEIAVKKLSKSSGQGIVEFKNEAKLIAKLQHTNLVRLLGCSLHGGERILVYEYLRNKSLDFFLFDSSRENLLNLKKRLSIIEGIAQGLIYLHKYSRLKVIHRDLKSSNILLDDQMNPKISDFGLARAFGVDELEANTNRIVGTHGYMSPEYVLKGVVSMKTDVYSFGVMVLEIMSCKKNSGCYDPERPLNLVGYAWQLWNEGKGLELIEQTMDECCCANQVLRYLHVGLLCVQDQARDRPTMLEVISMLTNETTILPAPKQPAFFINVTSQEPQVPQNKFEICSANNVTISEMEGRGTTDRYLGIWYYRAQELDGRQYYGHADRDCYKDYYSSRCALNNRIQPVWVANRNTPMADESGRLTISSTNGNLQILHNKGNPIAISSVEGASNTSAFLDKSGNFIPYEMNSNGPTGWVLPGMKLGINWQSGRQWYLHSWITENNPANGTYTLSMDLSVQDGRLMMQSGEKIIWQSGYWQKNGSFAKASLPNIFYNFSYTSNEQEQYFNYSVNEDVTPFPTLILNQDGHLRLVRDKRSLTLERAVFGRSEKLFDKMALEVVGAFLLIPLLCYHSYLILRKLKTKVESIWNRWKLSHELGDNISVSLPITFGKRKSQHKDQKQEMEIFDFQIIAAATNNFSATNKLGQGDFGTVYKGKLPDGQEIAVKKLSQSSGQGVVEFKNEAKLIAKLQHTNLVRLLGCSLHGGERVLVYEYMPNKSLDFFLFDSSRKNSLNLKKQLSIIEGIVQGLIYLHKYSRLKVIHKDLKSSNILDDQMNPKISDFGLARAFGVDELEANTNRIVGTHGYMSPEYVLNGVVSMKTDVYSFGVMVLEIVSCKKINGCDDVERPLNLVGYAWQLWNEGKGLELIEQTMDECCCPNQVLRYLHVGLLRVQDQARDRPTMLEVISMLANETMILPAPKQPAFFINVTSQEPQVPQSKFEICSANNVTISEIEGR